One genomic region from Cetobacterium sp. ZOR0034 encodes:
- the mutL gene encoding DNA mismatch repair endonuclease MutL: protein MGIIKILDESLSNMIAAGEVVENPASLIKELLENSLDADSKYVKIDVKKGGKDIKFTDDGKGMSREDLLLCIERHATSKIASKEDLFNLNTYGFRGEALSSIAAVSKMIISTKRKDDSIGYSINVSGGKITNLKEIQKSSGTEIEIKDLFFNTPARLKFLRKDMTENTKIKEIVLQEAIANPSVSIILCIDGKESIRTSGNGIENTLIELFGVSVLKNLKNVEFGYVGNLSLTRSTKDFIFTFVNSRPVKSKIIEEALIDAYYTHLMKGKYPFAIINLKVDPKSIDVNVHPSKKIIKFSDENKIYHEIYSVVNSALNINKDFTTPILEVKKQTVDFDELDINEVKNLNNQKNSFENFEINDIKRMEDVKEENKISFEENNMFSKKKEVSSFELPSKFSPIKTEGKPLALTIESLDNYAEKEVKNITSSNSIDSIENKISNIKEDVSKTPLKNIRIIGQFSNSFILVEEDGDLIIYDQHIVHERILYEQLKSEYSQHKISSQTLLVPIKVSLTLKQIELLKEKINFFEDFGFEIDQFNDLDFLIRSVPSLKSKDSFENIFFEVLEGLNKVNSKNEVIESMIISMSCRSAIKANEKLTISEMEKLILDLHKIGRFTCPHGRPITFKINLLDMEKGFKRK, encoded by the coding sequence TTGGGAATTATTAAAATTTTAGACGAGTCTCTTTCGAATATGATTGCTGCCGGTGAAGTTGTTGAAAATCCAGCAAGTTTAATCAAAGAACTTCTAGAGAACTCACTTGATGCAGATAGTAAATATGTTAAAATAGATGTAAAAAAAGGTGGGAAAGATATTAAATTTACCGATGATGGTAAAGGAATGTCTAGAGAAGATCTTCTTCTTTGTATTGAAAGACATGCTACTAGTAAAATCGCTTCTAAAGAGGACCTTTTTAATTTAAATACTTATGGTTTTAGAGGGGAAGCTCTTTCTTCTATTGCCGCTGTTTCCAAAATGATTATTTCAACAAAAAGAAAAGATGATTCCATTGGTTATTCAATCAATGTTTCGGGTGGAAAAATAACAAATCTAAAAGAAATTCAAAAAAGTTCTGGTACTGAAATAGAGATTAAGGATTTATTCTTTAATACTCCTGCAAGATTAAAATTCTTAAGAAAAGATATGACTGAAAATACCAAAATAAAGGAAATTGTTTTACAAGAGGCGATTGCAAATCCAAGTGTTTCTATTATACTTTGTATTGATGGCAAAGAAAGCATTCGTACAAGTGGTAACGGAATAGAAAACACCCTTATTGAACTTTTTGGAGTTTCTGTGCTTAAGAATTTAAAAAATGTTGAATTTGGTTATGTTGGTAACCTTTCTTTAACTAGATCTACTAAAGATTTTATTTTCACCTTTGTTAATAGTAGACCTGTTAAATCTAAAATTATAGAGGAAGCTTTAATTGATGCCTACTATACTCACCTTATGAAAGGGAAATACCCATTCGCTATAATTAATTTAAAGGTTGATCCTAAATCTATCGATGTTAATGTTCATCCTTCTAAAAAAATTATTAAGTTTTCAGATGAAAATAAAATTTATCATGAAATTTACTCTGTTGTTAATTCAGCTTTAAATATTAACAAAGATTTTACTACTCCAATTTTGGAAGTAAAAAAGCAAACTGTTGATTTTGATGAGCTCGATATTAATGAAGTGAAAAATTTAAATAATCAAAAAAATTCTTTTGAAAATTTTGAAATTAATGATATAAAAAGAATGGAAGATGTAAAAGAGGAAAATAAAATTTCTTTTGAAGAAAATAATATGTTTTCTAAAAAGAAAGAAGTTTCTAGTTTTGAATTGCCAAGTAAATTTTCTCCTATTAAAACAGAAGGAAAACCATTGGCTCTTACAATAGAATCTTTAGATAACTATGCTGAAAAAGAAGTCAAAAATATAACTTCTTCGAATTCTATAGATTCTATAGAAAATAAAATTTCGAATATTAAAGAGGATGTTTCAAAAACACCTTTAAAAAATATACGAATCATAGGACAATTTTCAAATTCTTTTATCTTAGTTGAAGAGGATGGCGATTTAATTATTTATGATCAACATATTGTTCACGAAAGAATTCTCTACGAACAGCTTAAAAGCGAGTATAGTCAACATAAGATTTCTTCACAAACCTTACTCGTTCCTATAAAAGTTTCTTTAACTTTAAAACAGATTGAACTTCTAAAAGAAAAAATTAACTTTTTTGAAGATTTTGGCTTTGAAATAGATCAATTTAATGATTTAGATTTTTTAATTAGATCTGTCCCTTCTTTGAAAAGTAAAGATTCTTTTGAAAATATTTTTTTCGAAGTATTAGAAGGATTAAATAAGGTTAACTCAAAAAATGAAGTTATCGAAAGTATGATTATTTCTATGTCTTGTAGAAGCGCTATTAAAGCTAACGAAAAACTAACTATTTCCGAAATGGAAAAACTTATATTAGATCTTCATAAGATAGGTCGGTTCACTTGTCCTCATGGAAGACCAATAACATTTAAAATAAACCTATTAGATATGGAGAAAGGATTCAAAAGAAAATGA